A DNA window from Camelina sativa cultivar DH55 chromosome 13, Cs, whole genome shotgun sequence contains the following coding sequences:
- the LOC104734601 gene encoding folylpolyglutamate synthase: MFAVSIVPRTTSCRLRYAFLCPHHLSVRLHHLHQQPHQPSLSFQIRSLRKQIDMAAQGDDGVVKSKTGRDSYEEALAALSSLITKRSRADKSNSGDRFELVFDHLKLLDLEEDILKMKVIHVAGTKGKGSTCAFTESILRNYGFRTGLFTSPHLIDVRERFRLDGADISEDKFLGYFWWCYNRLKERTNEEIPMPTYFRFLALLAFKIFAAEKVDAAILEVGLGGKFDATNAVQKPVVCGISSLGYDHMEILGDTLGKIAGEKAGIFKVGVPAFTVPQPDEAMRVLEAKASELDVNLEVEQPLTARLLSGQKLGLDGEHQYLNAGLAVSLASTWLQQIGKLEVPSRTQMGILPEQFIKGLATASLQGRAQVVPDQFTESRTSGDLVFYLDGAHSPESMEACAKWFSFAVKGDNQSESSEHLVNGSAGSSHDKWSGETCQQILLFNCMSVRDPNLLLPHLRNTCANYGVHFKKALFVPNMSVYHKVGTAADLPENDPQVDLSWQFTLQKVWESLVQSERGNAGEDKGKDGDSSGNSEVFTSLPMAIKWLRDNVHESSSATRFQVLVTGSLHLVGDVLRLIRK; the protein is encoded by the exons ATGTTTGCAGTTTCGATAGTACCTCGTACCACATCGTGCCGTTTGAGGTATGCGTTCCTCTGTCCCCACCACCTCTCGGTTCGGCTCCACCATCTCCACCAACAGCCGCACcaaccatctctctcttttcag ATTCGTTCGTTAAGAAAGCAGATCGACATGGCAGctcaag GTGATGATGGAGTGGTGAAGTCAAAAACAGGAAGAGATTCGTATGAGGAAGCGTTGGCTGCTTTGTCTTCTTTGATTACAAAGCGAAGTCGTGCTGATAAAAGCAACAGTGGGGATCGTTTTGAGTTAGTCTTTGATCATcttaag CTACTTGACCTGGAAGAAGACATTTTGAAGATGAAAGTTATTCATGTTGCTGGTACTAAAGGCAAG GGATCTACATGTGCATTTACAGAGTCTATTTTACGAAACTATGGCTTCCGAACTGGACTCTTCACTTCACCTCACCTCATTGATGTCCGGGAAAGGTTTCGCTTGGATGg TGCGGACATAAGTGAGGACAAATTTTTGGGTTATTTCTGGTGGTGCTATAACAGGCTCAAG GAGAGAACTAACGAGGAGATACCGATGCCTACATATTTCCGCTTCCTTGCGTTGCTAGCTTTTAAAATCTTTGCTGCTGAAAAG GTAGATGCTGCTATATTGGAGGTAGGATTAGGTGGCAAGTTTGATGCCACTAATGCG GTTCAGAAGCCTGTGGTATGTGGTATTTCTTCACTCGGATATGACCACATGGAAATTCTAG GTGATACCCTTGGAAAAATTGCTGGTGAGAAGGCTGGAATTTTCAAG GTTGGAGTTCCAGCCTTCACAGTGCCTCAACCTGATGAAGCCATGCGTGTCCTTGAAGCGAAAGCTTCCGAATTAGAT GTGAATCTCGAAGTGGAGCAACCACTAACTGCAAGGCTGTTAAGTGGTCAGAAACTTGGGCTTGATGGGGAGCACCAATATCTTAATGCTGGTCTAGCAGTTTCGCTTGCCTCTACCTGGCTTCAGCAAATTGGTAAACTTGAAGTTCCAAGTCGGACTCAGATG GGTATCTTGCCTGAGCAATTCATCAAAGGGTTAGCTACAGCGAGTTTGCAAGGGAGAGCACAGGTCGTCCCTGACCAATTTACTGAATCTCGGACTTCAGGAGATCTAGTATTTTATCTGGATGGAGCTCACAGTCCAGAAAGCATGGAAGCATGCGCCAAATGGTTTTCGTTTGCCGTTAAGGGAGACAACCAGTCAGAGAGTTCGGAACATCTGGTTAATGGCTCCGCAGGATCCTCTCATGATAAATGGTCTGGTGAAACCTGCCAACAG ATATTGTTGTTCAATTGTATGTCAGTTCGGGACCCAAACCTGCTGCTTCCACATCTAAGGAATACATGTGCAAACTACG GTGTCCATTTCAAGAAGGCATTGTTTGTACCAAACATGTCAGTGTATCACAAAGTTGGTACAGCGGCTGATTTGCCAGAGAATGATCCACAGGTTGACTTGTCATGGCAGTTTACACTCCAGAAAGTTTGGGAAAGCCTTGTCCAGAGTGAAAGAG gGAACGCAGGAGAAGATAAAGGAAAAGATGGTGACAGTAGTGGGAACAGTGAGGTGTTTACTTCACTGCCCATGGCAATAAAATGGTTAAGGGATAATGTACATGAGAGTAGCTCAGCCACACGTTTCCAG GTTCTTGTTACTGGTTCGTTACATCTTGTTGGCGATGTACTAAGATTaatcagaaaatga
- the LOC104734602 gene encoding protein NEDD1 isoform X2: MMSNLVEPSWRLLAASGGDTVKLFDVSADSGDPCVLSYTPSPGFAVNSVKWNHTNLVVASTGEDKKISLWRKTGQSLGTVPVTGKDGGDSAEECLSAISFSRKGSRYICSGGTGQIVKIWDLQRKLCIKKLKGHTSTITGVMYNCKDEHLASVSVGGDLIVHNLASGSRATELKDPNGQVLRLLDYSRSSRHLLLTAGDDGTVHLWDTTGRSPKMSWLKQHSAPTAGVCFSPSNEKIIASVGMDKKLYTYDSGSRRSSSCIAYEAPFSSLAFGDNGYILAAGTSNGRVVFYDVRGKPQPVTVLHAFSNSEDVTSLSWQTSKPVIVNEKNYTSEMALFGSTVEDSVVIPDPLPSTTPSASQSALAPGSRGVSASTVSSVEQTPNRTHLWPGGPLGRLEALRASDSFNDDMKVFSPIIASDEKWTDSEIFNIKDHLDKKPSSLLYPSSSKGFPFGDDGNKEHPILDWKSSSTLKQDDTRVAFSPFGSTTPTASSKSEDSALTPPEAWGGDKFSEKFNQLANEKFSDKFSHLHAPSRLAVSSTSASTSGSMFSSSRDFHLSFGQTNLTNVSSEFPRSRDFSSTFDTSSTLTDNNLPSSPMFTKGIAAPGNIDSLRLSPNFTRRFSTYAERISTTSSFSDGASLTLGSPKIKKTGAETREEVLNNLLPRPETVAATEAGAIPLMNGGLKQSQTDQQQMMGSSNFTLQLFQRTLEGTLDSFQNSIHDDVRNLHIEVLRQFHMHEMEMSNVLSSILENQAEQMKELKLLRKENQELRQRL; this comes from the exons ATGATGTCGAACTTGGTGGAGCCTTCGTGGCGCCTTCTGGCAGCGAGCGGCGGAGATACGGTTAAGCTTTTCGACGTTTCCGCTGATTCCGGTGATCCCTGCGTTTTGAGCTATACTCCTTCACCTGGTTTTGCTGTCAACTCCGTCAAGTGGAACCATACTA ATTTGGTTGTGGCGAGTACGggagaagataagaagataTCTCTGTGGCGGAAAACTGGGCAGAGTTTAGGGACTGTTCCAGTTACTGGGAAGGACGGTGGTGATAGTGCCGAG GAATGTTTATCGGCTATTAGCTTCAGCAGAAAAGGTTCCAGGTACATTTGTTCTGGAGGAACTGGTCAAATTGTGAAGATTTGGGATCTGCAAAGAAAGCTTTGTATTAAGAAGTTGAAGGGTCATACAAGTACAATTACTGGTGTGATGTACAATTGCAAAGATGAGCATTTGGCTTCTGTCAGTGTTGGTGGGGATTTAATAGTCCACAACCTTGCATCTGGATCAAGGGCTACCGAGCTCAAAGATCCAAATGGGCAG GTATTAAGGTTGCTTGATTATTCAAGGTCCAGTCGACACCTTCTACTTACTGCAGGTGATGATGGTACTGTGCATCTATGGGACACAACTGGTCGTAGCCCGAAG ATGTCTTGGTTGAAGCAGCATTCGGCACCAACTGCTGGTGTTTGCTTTTCGCCATCAAACGAAAAG ATAATTGCTAGTGTGGGAATGGACAAAAAGCTTTACACTTATGATTCTGGGTCCAGAAGATCTTCGTCCTGCATTGCTTATGAGGCACCTTTCTCCTCTCTAGCGTTTGGGGATAATGGTTACATTCTGGCGGCTGGAACCAGTAACGGTAGAGTAGTGTTCTACGACGTCCGTGGAAAACCGCAGCCTGTTACTGTCCTGCATGCTTTCAGTAATTCAGAG GATGTAACAAGTTTGTCATGGCAAACATCAAAACCAGTTATTGTGAATGAGAAAAACTACACTTCTGAGATGGCTCTTTTTGGCAGTACTGTGGAAGATTCAGTTGTCATTCCGGATCCACTTCCCTCAACGACACCCTCAGCTTCACAGTCTGCGTTGGCACCAGGTTCTCGTGGAGTTTCCGCAAGTACTGTCTCATCAGTAGAACAAACACCAAACAGAACTCATCTATGGCCTGGTGGGCCACTGGGAAGACTAGAAGCACTCCGTGCCAGTGACAGTTTCAACGATGATATGAAAGTTTTTTCACCTATTATTGCATCTGATGAGAAGTGGACTGATAgtgaaatatttaatataaaagatCATTTAGACAAAAAGCCTTCCTCTTTGCTATATCCTTCATCTAGCAAGGGATTTCCGTTCGGTGACGATGGAAACAAAGAACATCCGATACTCGACTGGAAATCAAGTTCTACTTTGAAACAG GATGACACGAGGGTTGCTTTTTCGCCTTTTGGATCTACCACACCAACAGCATCTTCCAAAAGTGAGGACTCTGCTTTGACACCTCCAGAAGCATGGGGTGGCGATAAATTTTCTGAGAAGTTTAACCAATTGGCCAATGAGAAATTTTCTGATAAGTTTAGCCACCTGCATGCACCTTCACGTCTCGCGGTTTCAAGCACAAGTGCTAGTACATCTGGATCAATGTTCTCTAGCTCTCGAGATTTCCACTTGTCCTTTGGTCAGACAAACCTCACAAACGTAAGCTCAGAATTCCCACGGAGCAGAGACTTCTCTTCAACCTTTGACACATCTTCAACACTGACAGACAACAACTTGCCTTCAAGTCCTATGTTTACAAAAGGCATCGCAGCTCCGGGTAACATTGATTCATTGAGGCTATCACCAAATTTTACTCGTAGGTTCTCAACATATGCTGAGAGAATCAGCACCACTTCTTCATTTAGTGACGGGGCCTCTCTCACTCTGGGTTCACCCAAGATAAAGAAAACAGGTGCAGAAACGAGAGAGGAAGTTTTAAATAATCTGTTGCCAAGACCAGAGACGGTGGCTGCAACAGAAGCAGGAGCTATTCCGCTTATGAAT GGAGGGTTGAAGCAATCTCAAACGGATCAACAGCAAATGATGGGTAGTAGCAATTTCACGCTTCAGCTATTTCAAAGAACGCTCGAAGGAACTCTGGACTCTTTCCAAAATTCAATTCATGATGACGTGAGGAACCTTCACATTGAGGTCCTCAGACAGTTCCACATGCACGAG ATGGAGATGTCGAATGTGTTAAGCTCGATTCTGGAGAACCAAGCGGAGCAGATGAAGGAGTTAAAATTGTTGAGAAAAGAGAATCAAGAGCTCAGACAAAGGCTTTAG
- the LOC104734602 gene encoding protein NEDD1 isoform X1 encodes MMSNLVEPSWRLLAASGGDTVKLFDVSADSGDPCVLSYTPSPGFAVNSVKWNHTNLVVASTGEDKKISLWRKTGQSLGTVPVTGKDGGDSAEECLSAISFSRKGSRYICSGGTGQIVKIWDLQRKLCIKKLKGHTSTITGVMYNCKDEHLASVSVGGDLIVHNLASGSRATELKDPNGQVLRLLDYSRSSRHLLLTAGDDGTVHLWDTTGRSPKMSWLKQHSAPTAGVCFSPSNEKIIASVGMDKKLYTYDSGSRRSSSCIAYEAPFSSLAFGDNGYILAAGTSNGRVVFYDVRGKPQPVTVLHAFSNSEDVTSLSWQTSKPVIVNEKNYTSEMALFGSTVEDSVVIPDPLPSTTPSASQSALAPGSRGVSASTVSSVEQTPNRTHLWPGGPLGRLEALRASDSFNDDMKVFSPIIASDEKWTDSEIFNIKDHLDKKPSSLLYPSSSKGFPFGDDGNKEHPILDWKSSSTLKQDDTRVAFSPFGSTTPTASSKSEDSALTPPEAWGGDKFSEKFNQLANEKFSDKFSHLHAPSRLAVSSTSASTSGSMFSSSRDFHLSFGQTNLTNVSSEFPRSRDFSSTFDTSSTLTDNNLPSSPMFTKGIAAPGNIDSLRLSPNFTRRFSTYAERISTTSSFSDGASLTLGSPKIKKTGAETREEVLNNLLPRPETVAATEAGAIPLMNQGGLKQSQTDQQQMMGSSNFTLQLFQRTLEGTLDSFQNSIHDDVRNLHIEVLRQFHMHEMEMSNVLSSILENQAEQMKELKLLRKENQELRQRL; translated from the exons ATGATGTCGAACTTGGTGGAGCCTTCGTGGCGCCTTCTGGCAGCGAGCGGCGGAGATACGGTTAAGCTTTTCGACGTTTCCGCTGATTCCGGTGATCCCTGCGTTTTGAGCTATACTCCTTCACCTGGTTTTGCTGTCAACTCCGTCAAGTGGAACCATACTA ATTTGGTTGTGGCGAGTACGggagaagataagaagataTCTCTGTGGCGGAAAACTGGGCAGAGTTTAGGGACTGTTCCAGTTACTGGGAAGGACGGTGGTGATAGTGCCGAG GAATGTTTATCGGCTATTAGCTTCAGCAGAAAAGGTTCCAGGTACATTTGTTCTGGAGGAACTGGTCAAATTGTGAAGATTTGGGATCTGCAAAGAAAGCTTTGTATTAAGAAGTTGAAGGGTCATACAAGTACAATTACTGGTGTGATGTACAATTGCAAAGATGAGCATTTGGCTTCTGTCAGTGTTGGTGGGGATTTAATAGTCCACAACCTTGCATCTGGATCAAGGGCTACCGAGCTCAAAGATCCAAATGGGCAG GTATTAAGGTTGCTTGATTATTCAAGGTCCAGTCGACACCTTCTACTTACTGCAGGTGATGATGGTACTGTGCATCTATGGGACACAACTGGTCGTAGCCCGAAG ATGTCTTGGTTGAAGCAGCATTCGGCACCAACTGCTGGTGTTTGCTTTTCGCCATCAAACGAAAAG ATAATTGCTAGTGTGGGAATGGACAAAAAGCTTTACACTTATGATTCTGGGTCCAGAAGATCTTCGTCCTGCATTGCTTATGAGGCACCTTTCTCCTCTCTAGCGTTTGGGGATAATGGTTACATTCTGGCGGCTGGAACCAGTAACGGTAGAGTAGTGTTCTACGACGTCCGTGGAAAACCGCAGCCTGTTACTGTCCTGCATGCTTTCAGTAATTCAGAG GATGTAACAAGTTTGTCATGGCAAACATCAAAACCAGTTATTGTGAATGAGAAAAACTACACTTCTGAGATGGCTCTTTTTGGCAGTACTGTGGAAGATTCAGTTGTCATTCCGGATCCACTTCCCTCAACGACACCCTCAGCTTCACAGTCTGCGTTGGCACCAGGTTCTCGTGGAGTTTCCGCAAGTACTGTCTCATCAGTAGAACAAACACCAAACAGAACTCATCTATGGCCTGGTGGGCCACTGGGAAGACTAGAAGCACTCCGTGCCAGTGACAGTTTCAACGATGATATGAAAGTTTTTTCACCTATTATTGCATCTGATGAGAAGTGGACTGATAgtgaaatatttaatataaaagatCATTTAGACAAAAAGCCTTCCTCTTTGCTATATCCTTCATCTAGCAAGGGATTTCCGTTCGGTGACGATGGAAACAAAGAACATCCGATACTCGACTGGAAATCAAGTTCTACTTTGAAACAG GATGACACGAGGGTTGCTTTTTCGCCTTTTGGATCTACCACACCAACAGCATCTTCCAAAAGTGAGGACTCTGCTTTGACACCTCCAGAAGCATGGGGTGGCGATAAATTTTCTGAGAAGTTTAACCAATTGGCCAATGAGAAATTTTCTGATAAGTTTAGCCACCTGCATGCACCTTCACGTCTCGCGGTTTCAAGCACAAGTGCTAGTACATCTGGATCAATGTTCTCTAGCTCTCGAGATTTCCACTTGTCCTTTGGTCAGACAAACCTCACAAACGTAAGCTCAGAATTCCCACGGAGCAGAGACTTCTCTTCAACCTTTGACACATCTTCAACACTGACAGACAACAACTTGCCTTCAAGTCCTATGTTTACAAAAGGCATCGCAGCTCCGGGTAACATTGATTCATTGAGGCTATCACCAAATTTTACTCGTAGGTTCTCAACATATGCTGAGAGAATCAGCACCACTTCTTCATTTAGTGACGGGGCCTCTCTCACTCTGGGTTCACCCAAGATAAAGAAAACAGGTGCAGAAACGAGAGAGGAAGTTTTAAATAATCTGTTGCCAAGACCAGAGACGGTGGCTGCAACAGAAGCAGGAGCTATTCCGCTTATGAAT CAGGGAGGGTTGAAGCAATCTCAAACGGATCAACAGCAAATGATGGGTAGTAGCAATTTCACGCTTCAGCTATTTCAAAGAACGCTCGAAGGAACTCTGGACTCTTTCCAAAATTCAATTCATGATGACGTGAGGAACCTTCACATTGAGGTCCTCAGACAGTTCCACATGCACGAG ATGGAGATGTCGAATGTGTTAAGCTCGATTCTGGAGAACCAAGCGGAGCAGATGAAGGAGTTAAAATTGTTGAGAAAAGAGAATCAAGAGCTCAGACAAAGGCTTTAG